One stretch of Anas acuta chromosome W, bAnaAcu1.1, whole genome shotgun sequence DNA includes these proteins:
- the LOC137847282 gene encoding olfactory receptor 14A16-like: MSNSSSITEFLLLPFADTRELQLLHFALFLGIYLAALLGNSLILTAIACDHHLHTPMYFFLLNLALLDLGCISTTLPKAMANSLWDTRAISYDRCIAQVFLFLFFISAEYSLLTVMSYDRYVAICKPLHYGTLLGSRACAQMAAAAWGSGFLNAVLHTANTFSLPLCQGNALDQFFCEIPQIFKLSCSDFYLREVGVFASSFVLALGCFVFIILSYIKIFTIVFQMPSEQGQHKAFSTCLPHLAVVFMVISTSMFFYLKPSSISSPSLDLLVEVLYSVIPPAVNPLIYSMRNQELIYALWKLIQWVHSQEQEDAHVS, encoded by the coding sequence atgtccaacagcagctccatcaccgagttcctcctcctgccatttgcagacacacgcgagctgcagctcctgcactttgcgctcttcctgggcatctacctggctgccctcctgggcaacagcctcatcctcaccgccatagcctgcgaccaccacctgcacacccccatgtacttcttcctcctcaaccttgccctcctcgacctgggctgcatctccaccactctccctaaagccatggccaattccctctgggacaccagggccatttcCTATGATAGGTGTATTGCACAGgtctttctctttctatttttcatctCAGCAGAATATTCTCTTCTCACTGTCATgtcctatgaccgctacgttgccatctgcaagcccctgcactatgggaccctcctgggcagcagagcttgtgcccagatggcagcagctgcctggggcagtggctttctcaatgctgtgctgcacactgccaatacattttctctgcccctctgccaaggcaatgctttGGACcaattcttctgtgaaatcccacAGATCTTCAAACTGTCCTGCTCAGATTTCTATCTCCGGGAAGTTGGGGTGTTTGCCAGCAGTTTTGTCCTTGCTCtaggatgttttgttttcattatccTGTCTTACATTAAAATCTTCACTATTGTGTTTcagatgccctctgagcagggacagcacaaagccttttccacgtgcctccctcacttGGCCGTGGTCTTTATGGTTATCAGCACCAGTATGTTTTTCTACCTGAAGccctcctccatctcctctccatcTCTGGATCTGCTGGTGGAAGTTCTGTACTCTGTGattcctccagcagtgaaccccctcatctatagcatgaggaaccaggaactCATATATGCCCTCTGGAAACTGATTCAATGGGTTCACAGTCAGGAGCAGGAAGATGCCCATGTTTCCTGA
- the LOC137847078 gene encoding olfactory receptor 14C36-like — protein sequence MSNSSSITEFLLLAFADTRELQLLHFALFLGIYLAALLGNGLILTAVACDHRLHTPMYFFLLNLALLDMGCISTTVPKAMANSLWDTRDISYTGCAVQVFFFFFLFSAEYSLLTVMSYDRYVAICKPLHYGTLLGSRACAQMAAAAWGSGVLCALLHTANTFSLPLCQGNAVDQFFCEITQILKLSCSHSYFRELWVLMGGICFASGCFVFILFSYVQIFRAVLRIPSEQGQHKAFSTCLPHLFVVSLFLSTGMFAYLKPPSLSSPTLDLLVAVLYSVVPPTFNPLIYSMRNKELKGAIRKGISWIFLNGDKLPLFLHK from the coding sequence atgtccaacagcagctccatcaccgagttcctcctcctggcatttgcagacacacgggagctgcagctcctgcacttcgcgctcttcctgggcatctacctggctgccctcctgggcaacggcctcatcctcaccgccgtagcctgcgaccaccgcctccacacccccatgtacttcttcctcctcaacctcgcccttCTTGAcatgggctgcatctccaccactgtccccaaagccatggccaattccctctgggacaccagggacaTTTCCTACACAGGCTGTGCTGTCcaggtctttttcttcttcttcttgttttcagcagagtattctcttctcactgtcatgtcctatgaccgctacgttgccatctgcaagcccctgcactatgggaccctcctgggcagcagagcttgtgcccagatggcagcagctgcctggggcagtggggttctctgtgctctgctgcacactgccaatacattttccctgcccctctgccaaggcaatgctgtggaccagttcttctgtgaaatcacccagatcctcaagctctcttGTTCACACTCCTACTTCAGAGAACTTTGGGTACTTATGGGTGGTATCTGTTTTGCTtctggctgttttgttttcattcttttctcctaCGTACaaatcttcagggctgtgctgaggatcccCAGTGAGCAGGGAcaacacaaagccttttccacgtgcctccctcacctgtttgtggtctccctgtttctcagcactGGCATGTTTGCCTATCTGAAGcccccctctctctcctccccaacCCTGGATCTCttggtggcagttctgtactcggtggtgcccCCAACATTCAATCCCCTCATttacagcatgagaaacaagGAGCTCAAGGGTGCTATTAGGAAAGGAATATCATGGATATTTCTGAATGGTGATAAACTTCCCCTCTTTCTCCACAAATGA